A single genomic interval of Lacrimispora sphenoides JCM 1415 harbors:
- a CDS encoding cell surface protein yields MKKRLCVLMFFALSVGFLTSSFHEDVYAAEGWKIENGEWSYLDSDDQPMTNVWKKSKDSWYYLSSEGTILKNCMFRLGNTGYFVDEDGKMVQNTWVWIDETKDPEDNSEEGWYYFGTDGKAYQRKGNSFKKKINGNTYLFNEDGLMLTGWFDDNGNSINDADDPFVEGVYYSGEDGVLFTEKWLDYGEIGYGTGGSELLSNMTDRYYSDYEKMWIYFDENSKKVCSKGENLKQKNIGENAYGFDENGIMNPWWSKVATISNADKSNPTSSTSARFYSAYDGGKLLKNMWFWMYPSENLDETDYYDQECSWWHTDEKGEVYRNRIRNISGKNYAFDGIGRMKTGFVLFDGKSEFVAQYDVDDWSSKDFIDGSLYGIEKSDLYLFAPDELNDGSMQIGKEIKVELEDGVFTFGFSGTGKAYGNRNQLQKKDNRYYTNGLRLEADKEYGYGVVEVRKNDETYYQVVDINGKIVKGDKKAVKDKEGGYLLIINDRFAAWVGDDEKPRWRTGTDGIGFYHYDKDNKENPYEGGLIAGYDTEPSTDELPPEERLNF; encoded by the coding sequence ATGAAAAAGAGATTATGTGTGCTAATGTTCTTTGCACTTTCGGTGGGCTTTTTAACGTCATCTTTTCATGAAGATGTCTATGCTGCCGAAGGCTGGAAGATCGAGAATGGCGAATGGTCATACCTTGATTCGGATGATCAGCCGATGACAAATGTTTGGAAAAAATCAAAGGACAGTTGGTATTACTTATCATCGGAAGGAACGATTCTTAAGAATTGTATGTTCCGTCTGGGAAACACCGGCTATTTTGTGGACGAAGATGGAAAGATGGTTCAAAACACCTGGGTCTGGATTGATGAAACCAAAGACCCGGAAGACAATTCTGAAGAAGGCTGGTACTATTTCGGAACTGATGGCAAGGCGTATCAAAGAAAGGGCAACAGTTTCAAAAAGAAGATTAATGGTAATACCTATCTTTTTAATGAAGATGGACTTATGTTAACCGGTTGGTTTGATGATAATGGAAATTCCATCAATGATGCGGATGATCCGTTTGTAGAAGGGGTTTACTATTCCGGAGAAGATGGGGTTCTGTTTACAGAAAAATGGCTGGATTATGGTGAAATCGGCTATGGGACCGGTGGTTCTGAGCTGCTTAGTAACATGACTGACCGCTATTATTCGGATTATGAAAAGATGTGGATCTATTTTGATGAAAATTCCAAAAAGGTTTGCAGTAAAGGAGAGAATTTAAAGCAGAAGAATATCGGTGAAAATGCTTATGGGTTTGATGAAAATGGAATTATGAATCCATGGTGGAGCAAAGTTGCAACCATCAGCAATGCGGATAAAAGCAATCCTACCAGCTCCACTTCTGCAAGATTTTATTCCGCTTACGATGGAGGCAAGCTTCTGAAAAACATGTGGTTCTGGATGTACCCGTCGGAAAATCTGGATGAAACGGATTATTATGACCAGGAATGCAGCTGGTGGCACACGGATGAAAAAGGGGAAGTCTACCGGAACCGGATCCGTAACATCAGCGGAAAAAATTATGCCTTTGACGGAATCGGAAGGATGAAGACGGGCTTTGTATTGTTCGACGGAAAATCGGAGTTTGTAGCCCAGTACGATGTGGATGATTGGAGTTCAAAAGATTTTATAGATGGCTCATTGTATGGAATTGAAAAATCCGATCTGTATCTGTTTGCGCCGGACGAATTAAATGACGGTTCCATGCAGATTGGAAAGGAGATCAAGGTGGAGCTGGAGGATGGGGTCTTTACATTTGGATTTTCCGGAACCGGAAAGGCATATGGGAACCGGAATCAGCTTCAGAAAAAAGACAACAGATACTACACCAACGGACTTAGGCTGGAGGCAGATAAAGAATATGGCTATGGTGTGGTAGAGGTTCGGAAGAACGATGAGACGTATTACCAGGTGGTAGATATTAACGGAAAGATTGTAAAAGGTGATAAAAAGGCAGTAAAGGATAAAGAGGGAGGATATCTCCTTATTATTAACGACAGATTTGCAGCCTGGGTGGGAGATGATGAAAAGCCCAGATGGAGAACCGGAACTGATGGTATCGGCTTCTATCATTATGATAAAGACAACAAAGAGAACCCATATGAAGGAGGTCTGATTGCAGGTTATGATACAGAGCCTTCCACAGACGAACTGCCTCCGGAGGAAAGGCTTAATTTCTAA
- the hemW gene encoding radical SAM family heme chaperone HemW, whose protein sequence is MMNKKNLEIYVHIPFCARKCAYCDFLSFPGNQQMQREYTEKLIEEIKCQSAKVKEYQVISVFIGGGTPSILSIGDMAAVLHALREAFEILPGAEITMEVNPGTVTAEALSCYREAGVNRISMGLQSADDKELRYLGRIHTYDEFLKSYQRVRMAGFDNVNVDLISAIPGQTLESWKNTLKKVTMLKPEHISAYSLIVEKGTPYFDRYGEKGNMENHCLTPEKGYNLMSLPDLPDEDTEREMYYLTQEFLNEQGYERYEISNYSKNGYECRHNIGYWTGVEYLGLGLGSASYLHGCRFHNTSAFDEYCSARLDQEEAFQRVLRQEFEQLTIEEKMEEYMFLGLRLMKGVSVHGFVSNFGHNIRSIYGMVLDAMEEEGLMEYKDGYYRLTSRGIDISNYVMSRFLK, encoded by the coding sequence ATGATGAATAAAAAGAATCTTGAGATTTATGTGCATATCCCGTTCTGCGCGCGTAAATGCGCTTACTGCGATTTCCTTTCTTTTCCCGGAAACCAGCAGATGCAGCGGGAATATACAGAAAAGTTAATAGAAGAGATCAAATGCCAGAGTGCCAAAGTCAAAGAATACCAGGTGATCAGTGTATTCATAGGGGGAGGCACTCCTTCTATATTAAGTATAGGAGACATGGCTGCAGTTCTTCATGCTCTCAGGGAAGCGTTTGAGATTCTTCCTGGTGCAGAGATCACGATGGAGGTAAATCCTGGTACGGTAACGGCCGAGGCGCTTTCCTGTTACAGAGAAGCAGGGGTGAACCGGATCAGTATGGGGCTTCAGTCTGCAGATGACAAAGAACTGCGCTATTTAGGCAGAATTCATACTTACGATGAATTCCTGAAAAGTTATCAAAGAGTCCGTATGGCCGGATTTGACAACGTAAATGTGGATTTGATTTCAGCAATTCCAGGGCAGACATTGGAATCGTGGAAGAATACCTTAAAAAAGGTGACAATGCTGAAGCCGGAGCATATATCTGCATATAGTCTGATCGTGGAAAAGGGGACACCTTATTTTGACCGGTATGGAGAGAAGGGAAATATGGAAAACCACTGTCTGACCCCGGAAAAAGGTTATAATTTGATGTCCCTGCCGGATTTGCCGGATGAGGATACAGAGCGTGAAATGTATTACCTGACCCAGGAATTTCTAAACGAACAAGGGTATGAAAGGTATGAAATATCCAATTATTCTAAAAACGGGTACGAATGCAGGCATAACATCGGCTATTGGACAGGAGTAGAGTATCTGGGCTTAGGTCTGGGTTCCGCCTCTTATTTGCATGGATGCCGTTTTCACAATACTTCTGCATTCGATGAGTATTGCAGCGCCCGTCTGGACCAGGAAGAAGCATTTCAGAGAGTGTTGAGGCAGGAGTTTGAGCAGCTTACCATAGAGGAAAAGATGGAAGAATACATGTTTCTTGGGCTGCGTCTCATGAAAGGTGTCTCGGTCCACGGGTTTGTCAGCAACTTTGGCCACAATATCCGGAGCATTTACGGTATGGTGCTGGATGCAATGGAAGAGGAAGGGCTTATGGAGTATAAAGATGGCTATTACCGTCTGACCTCCAGAGGGATCGACATCAGTAATTATGTTATGAGCCGGTTTTTAAAATAA
- a CDS encoding tyrosine-type recombinase/integrase yields MDIACKRKARIVTDTLINEYCAWLHDCEKSKETIRSYRYHLCLFMRYLNGRSANKEIVIMWKGVMREKMAPVTVNGALAALNGFFNYCNWEDCKVKFLKISRNTFCSANKELSKDEYRRLVKTALDKSNIRLALLLQTICSTGIRVSELPFITVEAAVKGRAEVDCKGKVRTVFLTRQLSQMLILYAQKKHIESGMIFITRNGAALDRSNIWREMKALGVEAGVAKEKIYPHNLRHLFARSYYDSEKDLSRLADILGHSSVNTTRIYTIESGYNHIRQLESLKLLVEVDDRIPLLL; encoded by the coding sequence ATGGATATAGCCTGTAAGCGTAAAGCAAGAATCGTTACAGATACGCTGATCAATGAATATTGTGCGTGGTTGCACGATTGTGAAAAGAGCAAAGAAACAATTCGGAGTTACCGATATCATCTCTGCTTATTCATGCGCTATCTCAATGGAAGATCTGCTAATAAAGAAATTGTGATTATGTGGAAGGGTGTTATGCGCGAAAAAATGGCTCCCGTGACGGTAAACGGGGCTTTGGCTGCGCTTAATGGTTTTTTTAATTATTGCAATTGGGAGGATTGTAAAGTGAAATTTCTTAAAATCAGCCGCAATACTTTTTGTTCAGCAAACAAGGAGTTGTCAAAGGATGAGTATAGGAGATTGGTAAAAACTGCTTTGGATAAAAGTAATATAAGATTGGCTTTATTGCTGCAGACGATCTGTTCAACCGGAATCAGGGTATCGGAATTACCTTTTATTACGGTAGAAGCTGCAGTCAAAGGACGGGCGGAAGTGGATTGTAAGGGAAAAGTGAGAACTGTGTTCCTTACAAGACAGTTATCTCAGATGTTAATATTGTATGCACAAAAAAAGCATATAGAAAGCGGTATGATTTTTATAACAAGGAATGGAGCTGCATTGGACAGAAGTAATATCTGGAGAGAAATGAAAGCATTGGGCGTAGAAGCGGGCGTCGCTAAGGAAAAAATTTATCCCCATAATCTACGACATTTATTTGCCAGATCTTACTATGATTCAGAGAAGGATTTGTCCAGACTTGCTGATATATTAGGACATAGCAGCGTAAATACGACACGTATTTATACGATAGAAAGCGGCTATAACCATATAAGACAGCTGGAAAGTCTGAAATTGCTTGTTGAAGTTGACGACAGAATTCCTCTTTTGTTGTAA